The genomic region CTTCCCTCCCTTTTATTTTTTTAACCTACTATAACCGATAACAGTCCTTGGTAAACAGTATCTAGAACCCAAATTAACAAGCCCATTAAAGCGCATGTAACCAAAACCACTATTGTGTGGTTTATCAAGTCTTTTTTATTAGGCCAACTAACTTTTTTGATTTCAGATCTTACTCCTCGAAAAAAGCCTCCTAATCTGTTAAAAACTCCTTTATTCGCTCCTGCTTGAGCCGCCATCCATTTCACATCCTTATTTGTTTTATTATCTTTAATCTACTTAGTTTCTTTATGAACTGTGTGAGTTTTACAGAACTTACAATACTTTTTCATTTCCATTCTGTCAGGATGTTGTCT from Clostridiisalibacter paucivorans DSM 22131 harbors:
- the secE gene encoding preprotein translocase subunit SecE, whose protein sequence is MAAQAGANKGVFNRLGGFFRGVRSEIKKVSWPNKKDLINHTIVVLVTCALMGLLIWVLDTVYQGLLSVIVG
- the rpmG gene encoding 50S ribosomal protein L33, which translates into the protein MRDKITLECTECKQRNYNTTKNKRQHPDRMEMKKYCKFCKTHTVHKETK